The sequence below is a genomic window from bacterium 336/3.
TGGAAACCACTGAGCCATTTCATACAAATAATTGCCATCAGCAGGAAAATACTCATATCCTCCTCTACCTCCCATTTTATTGGCATCAATTACATAAAAGCTCCATTCCAAAGAGAAAGTAAACTTTTGTCCTTTTTTGAGGGGTTCAGGCAAATCTATACGCATCATGGTATAGTTTTCTGTATATTTTAAAAGTCCACCTTTACTATCTTTTACATTAGAAATCATAAATCCGTGAGGAGAGTTGGTACTAGATGCCCAACCCAAGAGATTTCTACCACTATTTCCATCCAAATCAAAACTTTCTGATTTATAAGTATTTGATTCCTTTGAAAACATATTTTGGTCTAATTGTAGCCAAAGATAACGTAACTCATTAGGAGAGTTATTATAATATGTAATGGTTTCTGAACCTTTTACCCACTGCTTTGTATCGTCTAAGGTAACATTAATTTTATAGTCAGCTTTTTGCTGCCAATACTCATGCCCTGGTGAGCCATCAGCTGTACGATAATTGTTGGGAGTTGGCAACAAATAATCTAATTGTTCAAATTTAGAGCCTAAAACTTGTGCTTGCATACTTAGCACACCTGCTCCAAATAGAAAAGAAAGTATGTATTTTTTCATGTTGAAAAAGATGATATTTCTAAAAAATATATTTAAGTGTAACGAATTATACCAATTATTATTATAAAATTTCTTTTTATGTTAAGCAGAAGCTTGGTATTGTTGTTTGAGTCTAGCATATATAACTGGTGGAGAAAGCGAGTTATCTATACGTGTTTCTATGATATGAGGAAAACTTGCAATAAAAGTTGAGAGTTTCCCATATTTAATACCTCTATTACGTAAAGCAGCACCTATTTCTGCCAAATTAGCCCAACCCAATTCGTTCATAGATTCTCGAACAGATTCTCGGAGGGCATTTTCTAAAACATTGCGTTCCATAATTTTTTTTTTGTTTTAACAGAATTAAAAAATTTAATTCGGTAAAAGCCGAAATTATTGGATTTTGGCAAAGCTAGTAAAATTATAAAATATTGTAAAGATTTTTTTCAGTTTAGTTTTATTGTGCAGTTTTGTTGTTTTTTTTATCAAAATTCTTAATTTTGGCACAATTATTACTTACATCTGTACAGAATCAATCTAACTGTTTTATGAGATATTTATACTTTCTAACATTTTTAGTGTTTGCATTACAAGCCTGCTCTGGCTCAAAGAGTTATTTTAAAAAAGGCATGAAACTAGAACAAGCAGGGATGTACCAAGAAGCCTCTCAGATGTATCTACAATCGCTTGCCCGTAACAGAAATAATATTGATGCCCAAATACAGCTCAAAAAAACTGGTCAAGCAGTTTTAGATACCAAATTGGGTGATGTTTTCAAAGCTCATAGCACTGATAACCACAAAGGAGCTGTTTATGCTTACTTGGGTGCTCAAGATTTTGCAAATCAGGTTGGACAATACAATGTTGGGCTTTCTACTCCTCCTCAATATGAGCAATATTTTAACCAATCCAAAGCAAAATATTTGGATGATTTGTACAAACAAGCTACTGAACTTTTAGCTCAAGAACAATTTGAGTCAGCAGACCCTATTCTTGCTGAAATCAAGAAACTTGACCCTAACTATAAAGATGTTAAGACGCTGAAGCGTACTTCATCTAATGAGCCTCTGTATAGAAGTGGCAAAGCAGAATTAGATGCTAAGAATTACAAACAAGCTTATTATTTCTTTGACCAAATTTATCAGAATGATAAATCTTACAAAGATGCCACAACTCTACGTGAAAAAGCTCGTAAAGAGGCTGCTATCACTGTTTCTGTATTGCCTTTCCAAAATTATACTCGTTATAACAATGTAGAGCGTACCATTCAGGGTGGTGTAATTTCTTCTGTGATAGGCTTAAAAAGTCCTTTTATAGATTTGGTAGATAGAGAAAATTTACAAACCATTTTGGATGAACAGAAATTCGGTCTTTCTGGACAAGTAGATGAAGCTACAGCAGCCAAAGTAGGTAATTTATTGGGTGTCAAAGCTGTTTTGATTGGTAAAGTAACCAATTTTACAGAAAATACAGGTAGACTTCGTAACGAAGAAAGGGTTGCTTATGAAAGCTATCAGGCTAAAGAATGGAATGCTACCCTTAATCAGTATCAAAATGTAACCAAATATCGCCGTACCAATTATATGGAGTACTACAACGATAAAGATGTAAATGTAACCTTTGAGTATCAACTTATTTCTTCTGAAACAGGTAAAATATTGGCTTCCAATGTAGTTACCAAAAACGTAAAAGATGAAGTACGTTATGGTACATACCAAGGCGATGCAAGAAATTTGTTTCCTGGTGATGCGAATGGTGTTTTTGCAGGTGGAAATGAAAAAAATCGTTTTGACAAACTGTTCCAAGGCAGAAGAGATTTACGCCCTACTACTGATATTACACAAAATCTTTACAAACAAATCTCTGATGAAGTATCTGCTGATGTATTCAGAGCTATTGGAAAATAACAATATATCTATTGAAAACAATTCTTAATAAAATTTTGTATGAAAAAGTTTTTTACTCCTTTTATATATTTCTTGCTTGCTTTTGTAGTTTTGGCTTGTTCGCCACAAACTGCTCAATCACAACGTAAGAAAAATAAGAAAAAACAAACCATAGAAGCTTCTAAGCCCAAACCTGATTGGGTCATTGCCAAACCTATTACCTCCATGTATTATGTGGGCATTGGTTATTCTTCTACACGAGTGCCTAATTATCAGCAATCTGCAAAAAGCAATGCCTTTGAAGATTTGCTCTCCGAAATCAAGGTAAATATCTCAAGTACTTCTGTACTTTATCAAATGGATAAGAAAAGTTCTTTCAAAGATGAATATGAATCAACCATCAAGAGTACTGTAAGAAATGAAATTGAGGATTTTGAGATTGTAGATACTTACGAAAATGCTCAAGAAGCAGGTTACTGGATATATTATCGTTTGTCAAAATCAAAATACGCTGAGCAAAAACGCAAAAAAGTAGAAGGTGCTGTGGCTGTTGCCAAAGACTTTTTTCAGAAAGCTGAACAAGCTGAGCAAGAAGGACAAACAGGTACAGCCATTGATTTTTATGCAAAAACAACTTTAGCTCTTAAAGATTATTGGGCTGAAAATGTACAAGCCGATCTGAATGGAAAGAGTTTAATGCTTTCTAACGAAAGTTATACACGTATCCAACAAATTTTGGATAAAGTGATTATCTCGACACCCTCAGCAAATATCCAGCTCAAAAAACAAACAACTCAAACACCTTCTATTCCTGTACAAGTTACCTATAAAAATCAGCCACAACGTAGTTTCCCGATTTTGGCGAGCTATATTCGTAACAAACAAGATTATACAACTACTGAAAAAGGTGAATTAAGCATTTTGTTGGATAAAATTTCTGGCGTTAGGAATAGCTTTACAGTGAATATCAATGTGGATGTTACAAAAATTATCAGTGGAAATGCAGAAGATAAATTCTATAAGTTTTTACTCAATAGCTTTAGAAGTCCTTCCCAAACTGTTACCATCAATTTGGCTAAACCTACTTTGTTTATCATTAGTGATGAAAGAAACTTAGGTAATCCACTCAAAACTATGCTATTAAGCAACCAACTCAAAGCTATGCTTACATCAAAAGGTTATACTTTTGTCAATAGCAAAGAAAAAGCTGAAGTTTGGTTAGAATTGGAGTCTGATACAAGACAAGGTGCTGAATCAAATGGTATTTTCTTTGCCTTTCTTTCTGCAAATGTAAAAGCCATTGATGCAAAAACAGAACAGGAAATCTTTAATGAGAGCCTACCCGAAGTAAAAGGTGGACAAACTTCTTTTGAAAGAGCAGGAAACGATGCTTATCAAAAAGCTTCCAAAAATATTGATGAATCTTTTGCAAGTAAATTGGCTGAAATTCTTTAATATTTTAATTCAAAACAACTCATTTCCAAAACGTTCTGATGAAAATCAGAGCGTTTTGTCTTTTTAAGGAAATTCAAGTAATTTTGTGTATGAAACTTCCTTATGAGCATGGGCTGACGCTCCAGCGAGGTGAGCGAAGGCTTTTGCGTAGAAGCATTGGAGCGTCTTGATTTTTTTCGTTCTTTTTGTATCAAGACAAAAAGAACAACTTGTATCTTTAGTCTTAACACAAATAAATTTATTCATTTTGAAATATTTAGATATATCCGATACCATTGTTGCCCCTGCTACTCCACAAGGTGTGGGAGCCATTGCAGTCATTAGAATTTCAGGCAAAAACGCTATTCAAATAGTAAACAGTGTTTTTAAAGGTAAAAATTTAGAAGCTCAAGAAACTCATACCATTCATTTTGGAACAATCCGAAAGGATTCTGGAGAAATTGTAGATGAAGTGTTGGTTTCACTTTTCAAAGAACCTCGTTCTTTTACCAAAGAAAATGTGATTGAAATTTCTTCGCATGGTTCGCCTTTTATTGTGGAGCAAATTTTGCAACTGCTTGTAAATAAAGGAGCTAGAATGGCTCATGCAGGCGAGTTTACACGCAGAGCTTTTTTAAATGGACAGTTTGACCTTGCCCAAGCCGAAGCAGTTGCTGACCTGATTTCCTCTGATTCTCAGGCTTCTCACCAAGTTGCCATGAACCAAATGCGAGGAGGTTTTTCCAAAAAAATCAAGGATTTACGAGAAGAACTCATTCGTTTTGCTGCTCTTGTGGAGCTTGAACTCGATTTTGCAGAAGAAGATGTCGAATTCGCTAATAGAGTTCAACTTAGAAGTTTTTTGGATGGAGTTTTGAGTTATGTCAATGAGCTTTTAAGCTCTTTTCAGTTGGGCAACGTTCTCAAAAATGGCATCCCGACTGTCATTGTAGGAAAACCCAACGCAGGGAAATCTACCCTGCTCAATGCCTTACTCCAAGAAGAAAAAGCCATTGTTTCCGATATTGCAGGCACTACTCGTGATAGCATTGAAGATGAGATTATTTTAGAAGGTATTCGTTTCCGCTTCATTGATACAGCTGGTTTGCGTGAAACTACTGACCAAATCGAAGCGATTGGTGTTGAGAGAGCCAAACAGAAAATACAAGAAGCGTCATTAGTGATGTATCTCTTTGATGCTGCCTCCACTCCTATTTCGGAAGTAGAAACGATTGAACAAGAACTTAAAAAATTACAAAAGCCTTATTTTCTGCTTTTTAATAAAATTGACAAAGTGGATTCAACGGTTATTGAGAAACTTAAAAACTTTGAACACAGCATTTGTATTTCTGCCAAAGAACAAAAAAACCTTACAGCATTACATAATGCTTTACTTTCGGTGGTAAAAAATAAGCAAGTAAAAACTGGCGATGTGGTGATTAACAACCTCAGGCATTTTGAAGCTCTTTCTCTTACGCAAAAGTCTTTAGAAAAGGTGTTGGAAGATATTGAAACACAGCTCACAACAGACCTACTGGCAATGGACATCCGAGAGGCTGTGATGCATTTAGGCAGTATTATTGGTGAAGTTACCAATGACGACCTCCTTGATTACATTTTCTCCAAATTTTGTATTGGAAAGTAAAATAAGGATAAATAAAAAAAACAGTATTTTGCACATAACTGTATATAAAAACAATAAAATTGTATGAGTGATTACCATTGCTTAGATATTGAATTTCCAAATATTAACTTTGATTCTTACTACATTAGAGGTAACAAAGTTAATAGTGTTCATCATGCACATTTATATACAGATGTAAATAATATTGAATTGAGATTTTTTTATGATGAGCAAACATATTTTGGTGAAAAATTAATGGAATGGTCAAGAGAAATTAATTGGCGAAAATTTGGTTCATTTATAAAAGTGGAATTAACAAAAAACCATACAAATAAATCTTTACAAAAAATTGATTTATCAGAAGCAGAATTAATTGGTTATAAAAGCAGTTCTCAATATTATGAGAATGGAAAAAAGTATATTATTATAAAAATCAATTCTCTAAAATTTTATTGGAATCCTAATAAAGAAATACAAAATATTGGAGAGTTTTATTTAGATGATAAAGGGTTTAGGGTTGTAGAGCCATTTTATACAGTTTTTACACGAAAGTCCTTTTTTAAAAATGACGGTAAATTCGAGATCAATCGAATGAATGATTCAAAAAAGTTTTATAAACTTGAGAAGTCTTCATTCCGTCCAGAATTTGATGTTCATTCCAGTGACAACAAAAAAGATAGAACAGCTACAATTATAAAAAAGCCAAAAATTCAATTCAAATATCAAAATGGAATAACAGAAGAAAAAGCTATTTTGTATGGAGATGTAGTTTTAATGTTGGCTTCGTTCTATCACCACATCAAAATTGATTATACAATCCGTAAAATATATTTGAAAGAATATACTATCACCACAAAAACTATTGAACAAAAAAACTATTATGATATAGATGGCAATCTCCAAGGTTTTGGGATTAATTGGGACTTTAATAAATTTTTACAGTCCAGTTGGCAAGTAGAAACATTGAGGAACTTTATTCTACTTTCAAAAGCAATTGAATTATTTAATCAAGCCCTTTTGGTTGATAACTATTCTGCATTTCTAATTCGTTATAATATCATTGAAATTTGTGATAAGCAAAAACAAGATGCAGAAAAATTTACTTCTAGTTTAACTAAACAACAAATAAAAATAAAACATGGTGAAGCCTTAGAAAAATTATTAGAAACTATTATTCCAAATGAACATGAAGATTTTAGAAAACGTTGGCAAGATGTTCAAGCTAATCTACAGAACAAACCCATGAAAAATCAGTTGATTTCATTTTTAGAAAGCCAAAATTTAGATATTAATTCTTTTCCTATTAAAATTAAAGATTTGAAGGACTTACGAAATAATATTACACATGGGAGTATTTCAAAAGTGGATGTAGAACAACTAAGAAAAGCAAATATATTATTATACAGAATTAGTGGGATACTAATTTTAAATTTAATGGGTATTAAAGATTGGAAGTTAAATAGAATTATTAACTAAAATCACTTAGAAAACCATGAAAATTGATAAAAAATTTAATACATTCACCTACAAAGAGTATTTTTTCTATATTGATAATCATAAAAGATTTACTGATTTCAATACACTTGGTTTGTATCGTTCCATTCTTGAGAACTCAAAACTGAGTATTGATGAAAAAGTTGAAGTAAGAGAATATGCTC
It includes:
- a CDS encoding tRNA modification GTPase MnmE, yielding MLKYLDISDTIVAPATPQGVGAIAVIRISGKNAIQIVNSVFKGKNLEAQETHTIHFGTIRKDSGEIVDEVLVSLFKEPRSFTKENVIEISSHGSPFIVEQILQLLVNKGARMAHAGEFTRRAFLNGQFDLAQAEAVADLISSDSQASHQVAMNQMRGGFSKKIKDLREELIRFAALVELELDFAEEDVEFANRVQLRSFLDGVLSYVNELLSSFQLGNVLKNGIPTVIVGKPNAGKSTLLNALLQEEKAIVSDIAGTTRDSIEDEIILEGIRFRFIDTAGLRETTDQIEAIGVERAKQKIQEASLVMYLFDAASTPISEVETIEQELKKLQKPYFLLFNKIDKVDSTVIEKLKNFEHSICISAKEQKNLTALHNALLSVVKNKQVKTGDVVINNLRHFEALSLTQKSLEKVLEDIETQLTTDLLAMDIREAVMHLGSIIGEVTNDDLLDYIFSKFCIGK